Proteins encoded by one window of Azoarcus sp. PA01:
- a CDS encoding polymer-forming cytoskeletal protein, translating to MFGRKRNKAIQVTKLSSLVADNLEIVGDVLFSGGLRVDGKIEGNVLGKEGERSLLVVSNRGTITGRVRVHDAVVNGRIEGDLEVEHFLELQDGAHVSGHIIYRQLQMDCGAVVDGRLEKVEEASADRKVVDISVAASLPGRAIEQ from the coding sequence ATGTTCGGACGCAAGCGCAACAAGGCAATCCAGGTCACCAAGCTCTCCAGCCTGGTCGCAGACAATCTCGAAATCGTCGGTGACGTGCTGTTTTCCGGGGGCTTGCGGGTCGACGGAAAGATCGAAGGCAACGTCCTCGGCAAGGAAGGCGAACGCAGTCTGTTGGTCGTCAGCAACCGGGGGACGATCACCGGGCGAGTGCGTGTGCATGACGCGGTCGTCAATGGCCGCATTGAGGGCGACTTGGAAGTCGAACATTTCCTCGAACTGCAGGACGGCGCGCATGTGTCGGGACATATCATCTACCGGCAGCTGCAGATGGACTGCGGCGCCGTTGTCGACGGGCGACTCGAGAAGGTCGAAGAGGCCAGCGCGGACAGGAAGGTCGTCGACATCTCGGTCGCAGCCTCGCTGCCGGGACGCGCGATCGAACAATAA
- a CDS encoding L-threonylcarbamoyladenylate synthase has translation MAQYFVLHPEQPQLRLIRQAAEIMRSGGLVAFPTDSAYALGGLTGDASVLQRIRKIRAVDERHHFTLMCRDLSEIATYARVDNMQYRLLKATTPGPYTFILEGTKELPRRVLHPKRKTIGLRVPDHPVVAALLAELDEPILTSTLLLPGEDLPLTDAEDIRDRMEKQVELVIEAGFCGPEVTTIIDLTSGAPALVRAGKGDPSPFGLEA, from the coding sequence ATGGCTCAATATTTCGTACTTCATCCCGAGCAGCCTCAACTGCGCCTGATTCGCCAGGCAGCCGAAATCATGCGATCGGGCGGCCTGGTGGCGTTTCCGACCGACTCGGCCTACGCGCTGGGCGGCCTGACCGGTGACGCGAGCGTGCTGCAGCGCATCCGCAAGATCCGCGCGGTGGACGAGCGGCACCATTTCACGCTGATGTGCCGCGACCTGTCGGAGATCGCGACCTATGCGCGAGTCGATAACATGCAGTACCGCTTGCTGAAGGCGACGACTCCGGGGCCTTACACGTTCATCCTCGAAGGCACGAAAGAGCTGCCGCGGCGGGTCCTGCACCCGAAGCGCAAGACGATCGGCCTGAGAGTCCCCGACCATCCGGTGGTCGCCGCGCTGCTCGCCGAACTGGACGAGCCGATCCTGACTTCGACGCTGCTGCTGCCGGGCGAGGATCTGCCGCTGACCGACGCGGAGGACATCCGCGACCGCATGGAAAAACAGGTCGAACTCGTCATCGAAGCGGGTTTCTGCGGGCCGGAAGTGACGACGATCATCGATCTGACGTCCGGCGCTCCGGCGCTCGTCCGCGCGGGGAAGGGCGACCCGTCGCCGTTCGGTCTCGAGGCATAG
- a CDS encoding PHP domain-containing protein, with the protein MNADLHCHSTMSDGWLAPAEVVRRAAANGVTLLALTDHDEVGGLDEAIATAAEVGIKLVPGVEISVSFSGETVHVVGLGIDHRHPRLLAGLAEVRAGRDGRAVRIGAALEAAGIHGALEGARKFARNPALVSRAHFARHLVASGLMPDVGTVFRHYLARGKPGYVEHEWATLEDAVGWIHAAGGIAVLAHPARYRFSEAELDTLFDRFAACGGEAVEVVSGAHSDAEVLRFANVARRRKLLASRASDFHGENESPVDLGRCSPLPPDLVPVWSLLESKSE; encoded by the coding sequence ATGAACGCCGATCTGCACTGCCATTCCACGATGTCCGACGGCTGGCTCGCGCCCGCGGAGGTCGTGCGGCGCGCGGCGGCCAATGGCGTGACGCTGCTGGCGCTGACCGATCACGATGAGGTCGGCGGTCTCGACGAGGCGATCGCGACTGCGGCCGAAGTCGGGATAAAGCTGGTGCCGGGCGTCGAGATCTCCGTTTCCTTCAGCGGCGAGACAGTGCATGTGGTCGGCCTGGGCATCGATCACCGTCATCCCCGACTGCTTGCCGGACTCGCCGAAGTGCGGGCCGGCCGCGACGGGCGGGCGGTGCGCATCGGCGCGGCGCTCGAAGCGGCAGGCATTCACGGCGCGCTCGAAGGCGCGCGAAAGTTCGCCCGCAACCCCGCGCTCGTGAGCCGCGCGCATTTCGCGCGCCACCTCGTCGCGAGCGGCCTGATGCCTGACGTCGGCACGGTGTTCCGCCACTATCTCGCGCGCGGCAAGCCCGGGTACGTCGAGCACGAATGGGCAACGCTCGAAGACGCGGTGGGCTGGATCCACGCCGCGGGCGGCATTGCGGTCCTCGCCCACCCGGCGCGCTACCGCTTTTCCGAGGCGGAACTCGACACCCTGTTCGACCGCTTCGCGGCATGCGGCGGCGAAGCGGTCGAAGTGGTCTCCGGCGCGCATAGCGACGCGGAAGTGCTCAGGTTCGCGAATGTTGCGCGTCGCCGCAAGCTGCTCGCGTCGCGCGCTTCCGATTTCCACGGCGAAAATGAAAGCCCGGTCGATCTCGGGCGCTGTTCGCCGCTGCCGCCGGATCTCGTGCCGGTATGGTCGCTCCTCGAATCGAAGTCGGAATGA
- the gcvP gene encoding aminomethyl-transferring glycine dehydrogenase — translation MPNASPTAALNAPLSQLEQRDAFIGRHVGPNAAEIATMLAAVGAPDLDTLIDQTVPPAIRLAAPLPLEGPKPEHEALADLRAIAAKNVIRKSLIGMGYYGTHTPAVILRNVMENPGWYTAYTPYQAEIAQGRLEALLNYQQMVIDLTGLELANASLLDEATAAAEAMTMARRVAKSKSNVFYVDEACFPQTIDVVRTRAELFGFELKLGPAQDAANADAFGALLQYPNERGEVVDLSGTIAALKAKGAIVAVASDLMALVLLKSPGAMGADIALGSAQRFGVPMGFGGPHAAFFATREANVRAMPGRIIGVSKDVRGKTALRMTLQTREQHIRREKANSNICTSQVLLANMAGFYAVYHGPEGLRTIAARIHRLAAILAEGLRSAGFRVLSNAFFDTLQLETGGRTADLLAACDAAGYNLRHTAGAVLGLSVDETTTADDVARLLSLFGASTDVVALDARVADAGGAIPAALLRDDAILAHPVFNTHHTEHEMLRYLKKLQNRDLALDHSMISLGSCTMKLNATSEMMPVTWPEFANLHPFAPREQAQGYLEMIDGLADYLKAVTGFAAISMQPNSGAQGEYAGLVAIRRYHDSRGDTHRRVCLIPKSAHGTNPATAQMCGMDVVVVGCDERGNVDLADLEAKVAQHADRLAALMITYPSTHGVFEESIREICASVHRHGGQVYMDGANLNAQVGLTSPATIGADVSHMNLHKTFCIPHGGGGPGMGPIGLAAHLAPFMADHVVAATGDETRPNRGQGAVSAAPFGSASILPISWMYIAMMGAAGLKHATEVAILNANYVANRLAEHYPVLYTGSQGRVAHECILDIRPIKANTGISEVDIAKRLMDYGFHAPTMSFPVAGTIMIEPTESEDLGELDRFIAAMIAIRNEIREVENGAWPAEDNPLKNAPHTQADFIAAEGAEWSRPYSREQAVFPLPWVAENKFWPSVNRIDDVYGDRNLFCACVPMEDYAS, via the coding sequence ATGCCGAACGCCTCCCCCACCGCCGCGCTGAACGCGCCGCTCTCGCAGCTTGAACAACGCGACGCGTTCATCGGCCGCCACGTCGGTCCCAACGCGGCCGAAATCGCCACGATGCTTGCCGCCGTCGGCGCGCCCGACCTCGATACGCTGATCGACCAGACCGTGCCGCCGGCGATCCGGCTCGCTGCGCCGCTGCCGCTCGAAGGGCCGAAGCCCGAGCACGAAGCGCTCGCCGACCTGCGCGCGATCGCGGCGAAGAACGTCATCAGGAAATCGCTGATCGGCATGGGCTACTACGGCACGCACACGCCGGCAGTGATCCTGCGCAACGTCATGGAAAACCCCGGCTGGTACACCGCCTACACGCCGTACCAGGCCGAGATCGCGCAGGGCCGGCTCGAAGCGCTGCTGAACTACCAGCAGATGGTCATCGACCTGACCGGGCTCGAGCTCGCGAACGCGTCGCTGCTCGACGAGGCGACGGCGGCAGCCGAAGCGATGACGATGGCGCGGCGCGTCGCGAAGTCGAAATCGAACGTCTTCTATGTCGATGAAGCATGCTTCCCGCAGACGATCGACGTGGTGCGCACGCGCGCCGAACTGTTCGGCTTCGAGCTGAAGCTCGGTCCGGCGCAGGACGCCGCGAACGCGGACGCTTTCGGCGCCTTGCTGCAGTATCCGAACGAGCGCGGCGAAGTCGTCGACCTCAGCGGCACGATCGCCGCGCTGAAAGCGAAAGGCGCCATCGTCGCGGTCGCTTCCGACCTGATGGCGCTGGTGCTGCTGAAGTCGCCGGGTGCGATGGGCGCGGACATCGCGCTCGGCTCGGCGCAGCGCTTCGGCGTGCCGATGGGCTTCGGCGGCCCGCACGCGGCGTTCTTCGCGACGCGCGAAGCGAACGTGCGCGCAATGCCGGGGCGCATCATCGGCGTGTCGAAAGACGTGCGCGGCAAGACGGCGCTGCGCATGACGCTGCAGACGCGCGAACAGCACATCCGTCGCGAGAAGGCGAATTCCAACATCTGCACGTCGCAGGTGCTGCTCGCGAACATGGCTGGTTTCTACGCCGTCTATCACGGCCCCGAGGGACTGCGCACAATAGCGGCGCGCATCCACCGCCTTGCGGCGATCCTTGCCGAAGGCCTGCGGAGCGCGGGATTCCGCGTCCTCTCGAATGCGTTCTTCGACACCTTGCAACTCGAGACCGGCGGGCGGACCGCCGATCTGCTCGCGGCGTGCGACGCGGCGGGCTACAACCTGCGGCACACCGCCGGTGCCGTCCTCGGCCTGTCGGTCGATGAGACGACGACCGCCGACGACGTCGCGCGGCTGCTGTCGCTCTTCGGCGCCAGCACCGATGTCGTCGCGCTCGACGCGCGTGTCGCGGACGCGGGCGGGGCCATTCCCGCGGCGCTGCTGCGCGACGACGCGATCCTCGCCCACCCGGTGTTCAACACGCACCACACCGAGCACGAGATGCTGCGCTACCTGAAGAAACTTCAGAATCGCGACCTCGCGCTCGATCATTCGATGATCTCGCTCGGCTCGTGCACGATGAAGCTCAACGCGACGAGCGAAATGATGCCGGTCACGTGGCCGGAGTTCGCGAACCTGCATCCGTTCGCGCCGCGCGAGCAGGCGCAGGGCTATCTCGAGATGATCGACGGCCTCGCCGACTACCTGAAAGCGGTCACCGGTTTTGCCGCGATCTCGATGCAGCCGAACTCCGGCGCGCAGGGCGAATACGCCGGTCTCGTCGCGATCCGCCGCTACCACGACAGCCGCGGCGACACGCACCGGCGCGTGTGCCTGATCCCGAAGTCGGCGCACGGCACGAACCCGGCGACCGCGCAGATGTGCGGCATGGACGTGGTCGTCGTCGGGTGCGACGAACGCGGCAATGTGGACCTCGCCGACCTCGAGGCGAAAGTCGCCCAGCATGCCGACCGGCTCGCCGCGCTGATGATCACGTACCCGTCGACGCACGGCGTGTTCGAGGAATCGATCCGCGAGATTTGCGCGAGCGTCCATCGCCACGGCGGCCAAGTGTATATGGACGGGGCGAACCTCAACGCACAGGTCGGCCTGACTTCGCCCGCGACGATCGGCGCCGACGTCAGTCACATGAACCTGCACAAGACTTTCTGCATCCCGCACGGCGGCGGCGGACCGGGCATGGGGCCGATCGGGCTCGCCGCCCACCTCGCGCCGTTCATGGCCGACCACGTCGTCGCGGCGACCGGCGACGAGACGCGCCCGAACCGAGGCCAGGGTGCGGTCAGCGCCGCGCCGTTCGGCTCGGCGAGCATCCTGCCGATCTCGTGGATGTACATCGCGATGATGGGCGCGGCCGGGCTCAAGCACGCGACCGAAGTCGCGATCCTCAACGCGAACTACGTCGCGAACCGCCTCGCCGAGCACTACCCGGTGCTCTACACCGGCTCGCAGGGTCGCGTCGCGCACGAGTGCATCCTCGACATCCGCCCGATCAAGGCGAACACCGGCATCAGCGAAGTCGACATCGCCAAGCGGCTGATGGACTACGGCTTCCACGCACCGACGATGTCGTTCCCGGTCGCCGGCACGATCATGATCGAGCCGACCGAATCCGAGGATCTCGGCGAGCTCGATCGTTTCATCGCGGCGATGATCGCGATCCGCAACGAGATCCGCGAAGTCGAGAACGGCGCGTGGCCGGCGGAAGACAACCCGCTGAAGAACGCGCCGCACACGCAGGCGGATTTCATCGCTGCCGAGGGTGCGGAATGGAGCCGCCCGTACAGCCGCGAACAAGCGGTTTTCCCGCTGCCTTGGGTCGCCGAAAACAAGTTCTGGCCGA
- a CDS encoding site-2 protease family protein, which yields MDSLISTIAIWALPVLLAITLHEAAHGYVARHFGDPTAHLAGRITLNPFKHIDPVGTILVPGAILTLSSLFGGAGVLFGWAKPVPVDFSRLRQPKADMLWVAAAGPFMNFMMAIGWAVLFKIAVSTPHSGYTIPMMKMADAGMQINAVLMLLNLLPIPPLDGGRIAVSLLPHRLAWKYSRIEPYGFPILLVLLFTGVLGQLLWPMMAAFRVLLATLFGF from the coding sequence ATGGATTCGCTGATCTCCACCATTGCCATCTGGGCGCTGCCGGTGCTGCTTGCGATCACGCTCCACGAGGCGGCGCACGGATACGTGGCGAGACATTTCGGCGACCCCACCGCGCACCTGGCCGGTCGCATCACGCTGAACCCGTTCAAGCATATCGATCCGGTCGGCACGATCCTCGTCCCGGGCGCGATCCTGACGCTCAGCAGCCTGTTCGGTGGTGCGGGCGTGCTGTTCGGCTGGGCCAAGCCGGTGCCGGTGGATTTCAGCCGCCTGCGCCAGCCCAAGGCGGACATGCTGTGGGTCGCCGCGGCCGGACCGTTCATGAACTTCATGATGGCGATCGGCTGGGCGGTGCTGTTCAAGATTGCGGTGAGCACGCCGCACAGCGGCTACACGATTCCGATGATGAAGATGGCCGACGCGGGCATGCAGATCAACGCGGTGCTGATGTTGCTGAACCTGTTGCCGATTCCGCCGCTCGACGGCGGGCGGATCGCGGTGAGCCTGCTGCCGCACCGGCTGGCGTGGAAATATTCGCGGATCGAGCCGTACGGCTTTCCGATCCTTCTCGTGCTGCTGTTCACCGGGGTGCTCGGACAGTTGCTGTGGCCGATGATGGCCGCTTTCCGGGTCCTTCTTGCGACGCTTTTTGGATTTTAA
- a CDS encoding tryptophan--tRNA ligase, translated as MYAERVLSGMRPTGRLHLGHYHGVLKNWVKLQAEYPCLFFVADWHALTTAYDSPQIIADSVWDMLVDWLAAGVDPEKATFFIQSKVPAHAELNLLMSMFCPLGWLERVPTYKDQQEKLEHKDLSTYGFLGYPLLMSADILLYRADKVPVGEDQLPHVEFTREIARRFNHLYGREPGFEDNAKEAMKKLGAKNARLYAELRTRFQQEGDDAARDQGRVLIEDAKSLGHVDRERLHGYLEGTGKMILVEPGALLTEAARMPGLDGQKMSKSYGNTIFLREEADSISKKIRTMQTDPARVRRTDPGDPDKCPVWQFHLIYSDDGVRAWVQEGCRSAGIGCLECKQPVIDAILQEQAQMRERAQPYVEDPALLRRIMAEGCERASELAEETMRDVRAAMGLSYS; from the coding sequence ATGTACGCAGAACGTGTTCTTTCAGGCATGCGCCCGACCGGGCGACTCCATCTTGGCCATTACCACGGCGTGCTCAAGAACTGGGTCAAGCTGCAGGCGGAATATCCGTGCCTGTTCTTCGTCGCCGACTGGCACGCGCTGACGACCGCCTATGACAGCCCGCAGATCATCGCGGACAGCGTCTGGGACATGCTCGTCGACTGGCTCGCGGCCGGCGTCGATCCGGAGAAGGCGACGTTCTTCATCCAGTCCAAGGTGCCGGCGCACGCGGAACTCAATCTGCTGATGTCGATGTTCTGCCCGCTCGGCTGGCTCGAGCGCGTGCCGACGTACAAGGATCAGCAGGAAAAGCTCGAGCACAAGGACCTGTCGACGTACGGCTTCCTCGGCTATCCGCTGCTGATGTCGGCCGACATCCTGCTGTACCGCGCCGACAAGGTGCCGGTCGGCGAAGACCAGCTGCCGCATGTCGAGTTCACGCGCGAGATCGCGCGGCGCTTCAACCACCTGTACGGGCGCGAGCCGGGGTTCGAGGACAACGCGAAGGAAGCGATGAAGAAGCTCGGTGCGAAGAACGCCCGCCTGTACGCCGAACTGCGCACGCGTTTCCAGCAGGAAGGCGACGATGCGGCGCGTGATCAGGGCAGGGTGCTGATCGAGGACGCGAAGAGCCTCGGCCACGTTGACCGCGAGCGGCTGCACGGTTATCTCGAAGGCACCGGCAAGATGATCCTCGTCGAACCCGGCGCCCTGCTGACCGAGGCGGCGCGCATGCCCGGCCTCGACGGCCAGAAAATGTCGAAGAGCTACGGCAACACGATTTTCCTGCGCGAGGAGGCCGACTCGATCTCGAAGAAGATACGCACGATGCAGACCGACCCGGCGCGCGTGCGCCGCACCGACCCGGGCGACCCCGACAAGTGCCCGGTGTGGCAGTTCCACCTGATCTATTCGGACGACGGCGTGCGGGCGTGGGTGCAGGAGGGCTGTCGCAGCGCGGGCATCGGCTGCCTCGAGTGCAAGCAGCCGGTCATCGACGCGATCTTGCAGGAGCAGGCCCAGATGCGCGAGCGCGCGCAGCCTTACGTCGAGGATCCGGCCCTGCTGCGCCGGATCATGGCGGAGGGCTGCGAGCGTGCGAGCGAGCTTGCCGAGGAGACGATGCGCGACGTGCGCGCGGCAATGGGGCTTTCGTACTCCTGA
- a CDS encoding segregation/condensation protein A encodes MNLPLERLPAETVAQIEAVARLYGEPLLEMPKDLYIPPDALEVFLEAFEGPLDLLLYLIRKSNLNVLDIPMAALTAQYLVYVEAMRRHNLELAADYLLMAATLLEIKSRLLLPRPQREGPDDDSDPRAELVRRLLDYEQMKRAGARLELLPRAERDYERVSIFVAEKIVERLPEVSLHDLQLAWLKIMKKARLTQHHQVRRDELSVREHMSAILRKLGGGAFVVFDTLFEPARGPAGLVVSFLAVLELVKERLVEVAQNEPFAPIYVKLADAADDA; translated from the coding sequence ATGAATCTTCCTCTCGAACGCCTTCCCGCGGAGACGGTCGCCCAGATCGAGGCCGTCGCGCGCCTTTACGGCGAGCCGCTGCTCGAAATGCCGAAGGACCTGTACATCCCGCCGGACGCGCTCGAGGTGTTCCTCGAAGCGTTCGAAGGACCGCTCGATCTGCTGCTGTACCTGATCCGCAAATCGAATCTCAACGTCCTCGACATCCCGATGGCAGCGCTGACCGCGCAATATCTCGTTTACGTCGAGGCGATGCGCAGACACAATCTCGAACTCGCGGCGGACTACCTGCTGATGGCGGCGACGCTGCTCGAGATCAAGTCCCGCCTGCTGTTGCCGCGTCCGCAGCGCGAAGGCCCCGACGACGACAGCGACCCGCGAGCGGAACTCGTTCGCCGGCTGCTCGATTACGAACAGATGAAACGGGCGGGGGCACGGCTGGAGCTGCTGCCGCGCGCCGAGCGCGACTACGAGCGGGTGAGCATCTTCGTCGCCGAGAAGATCGTCGAGCGGCTGCCCGAAGTGAGCCTGCACGACCTTCAGCTCGCGTGGCTGAAGATCATGAAGAAGGCGCGCCTGACGCAGCATCACCAGGTGAGACGGGACGAACTGTCGGTGCGCGAGCATATGAGCGCGATCCTGCGCAAGCTCGGCGGTGGCGCGTTTGTCGTGTTCGACACGCTGTTCGAACCCGCGCGCGGGCCTGCGGGACTCGTCGTGAGTTTTCTCGCGGTGCTCGAACTGGTCAAGGAAAGGCTCGTGGAGGTGGCGCAGAACGAGCCTTTCGCGCCGATATACGTGAAGCTCGCCGATGCAGCCGACGACGCCTGA
- the gcvH gene encoding glycine cleavage system protein GcvH, producing the protein MSNVPTNLKYTRSHEWISVDADGIVVVGVTDHAQEALGDVVFLELPDVGRTLAAGEACAVIESVKAASDIYAPISGEVVESNQDAVDAPESVNADAYATWLFKIKPDGVSDLGKLLDAAGYEAVIANA; encoded by the coding sequence ATGAGCAACGTTCCCACCAATCTGAAATACACCCGGTCCCACGAGTGGATCAGCGTCGACGCCGACGGCATCGTGGTGGTCGGCGTCACCGATCACGCCCAGGAAGCCCTCGGCGACGTGGTGTTCCTCGAACTGCCCGATGTGGGCCGCACGCTCGCCGCCGGCGAGGCCTGCGCGGTGATCGAGTCCGTCAAGGCCGCCTCCGACATCTACGCCCCGATTTCCGGGGAAGTCGTCGAATCGAACCAGGACGCGGTCGACGCGCCCGAATCGGTGAACGCCGACGCCTATGCGACCTGGCTGTTCAAGATCAAGCCGGACGGCGTGTCCGACCTCGGCAAGCTGCTCGACGCCGCCGGCTACGAAGCCGTCATCGCCAACGCCTGA
- the gcvT gene encoding glycine cleavage system aminomethyltransferase GcvT — MAKHTPLHAVHVAAGARMVDFAGWDMPVNYGSQIEEHHAVRRDAGMFDVSHMLGLDLEGPDATTWLRSLLANDVAKLHEPGKALYSCMLNPDGGVIDDLIVYYFSPTSYRIVVNAGTADKDVAWMRQRIAATGANVTLESRRDLAMIAVQGPNARNKTWAALPDVRAASESLKPFSAARVGDLLIARTGYTGEDGFEITLPGARAEAVWNALAAAGVKPCGLGARDTLRLEAGMNLYGQDMDETVSPLDAGLAWTVDLKDEARDFVGRAALVANPARRTVLGLVLEDKGVLRAHMKVFTAAGEGETTSGSFSPSLEKSIAFARLPLGVGPGEAVEVDIRGRRLKAHTVKLPFVRNGKALV, encoded by the coding sequence GTGGCCAAACACACCCCGCTTCACGCCGTTCATGTCGCCGCCGGCGCCCGCATGGTCGATTTCGCCGGCTGGGACATGCCGGTGAATTACGGCTCGCAGATCGAGGAACACCACGCCGTGCGCCGCGACGCGGGAATGTTCGATGTCTCGCACATGCTCGGCCTCGACCTCGAAGGCCCGGACGCGACGACGTGGCTGCGCAGCCTGCTCGCAAACGACGTGGCCAAGCTGCATGAGCCGGGCAAGGCGCTGTACAGCTGCATGCTCAATCCTGACGGCGGCGTCATCGACGACCTGATCGTCTATTATTTCTCCCCGACTTCGTACCGCATCGTCGTCAATGCCGGCACGGCCGACAAGGACGTCGCGTGGATGCGCCAGCGCATCGCCGCGACCGGCGCGAACGTCACGCTTGAGAGCCGCCGCGACCTGGCGATGATCGCGGTGCAAGGGCCGAACGCACGCAACAAGACCTGGGCGGCGCTGCCCGACGTGCGCGCCGCGAGCGAAAGCCTGAAGCCGTTTTCGGCGGCCCGGGTCGGCGACCTGCTGATCGCGCGCACCGGCTATACCGGCGAGGACGGTTTCGAAATCACGCTGCCGGGCGCGCGCGCCGAAGCGGTCTGGAACGCGCTTGCCGCGGCGGGCGTCAAGCCCTGCGGGCTCGGCGCACGCGACACGCTGCGCCTCGAAGCCGGCATGAACCTGTACGGGCAGGACATGGACGAGACGGTTTCGCCGCTCGACGCCGGCCTCGCCTGGACCGTCGACCTGAAAGACGAAGCGCGCGATTTCGTCGGTCGCGCCGCGCTCGTCGCGAACCCCGCCCGCCGCACCGTGCTCGGCCTGGTCCTCGAGGACAAAGGCGTTTTGCGCGCGCACATGAAAGTATTCACCGCCGCCGGCGAAGGCGAAACCACCAGCGGCAGCTTCTCGCCGTCGCTCGAAAAATCGATCGCCTTCGCCCGCCTGCCGCTCGGCGTCGGGCCGGGCGAGGCGGTCGAAGTCGACATCCGCGGTCGTCGCCTGAAGGCGCACACGGTCAAGCTGCCGTTCGTGCGCAACGGCAAGGCGCTCGTCTGA
- a CDS encoding ribosomal large subunit pseudouridine synthase B: MLAQIGIGSRREIEEWVVAGRISVNGLPAELGQKIGPGDRVKYNGKLIPLRFTVRTPRVLIYHKPEGEIVSREDPEGRPTVFERLPILRKGRWIAVGRLDFNTSGLLLFTNDGTLANRLMHPRYELEREYAVRLLGQLNDEQIESLKTGIQLEDGLARFTSISDEGGEGANHWYRVTLSEGRNREVRRMFEAVGLTVSRLMRVRYGPVTLSSRLKRGMWMEMPEVEVCALAGLPKPAGQAARPGEQVRKTRLHRTTPR, encoded by the coding sequence GTGCTGGCGCAGATCGGTATCGGCTCGCGCCGCGAAATCGAGGAATGGGTGGTTGCCGGGAGAATCTCGGTCAACGGCCTGCCTGCGGAACTCGGCCAGAAAATCGGCCCGGGAGACCGCGTCAAATACAACGGCAAGCTGATTCCGTTGCGTTTCACGGTGCGCACGCCACGCGTGCTGATCTACCACAAGCCCGAAGGCGAAATCGTCTCGCGCGAGGACCCGGAAGGGCGCCCGACGGTGTTCGAGCGGCTGCCGATCCTGCGCAAGGGGCGCTGGATCGCAGTCGGGCGGCTCGACTTCAACACGTCGGGGCTGCTCCTGTTCACGAACGACGGCACGCTCGCCAACCGCCTGATGCATCCGCGCTACGAACTCGAGCGTGAATACGCGGTGCGCCTGCTCGGGCAGCTCAACGACGAACAGATCGAATCGCTGAAGACCGGCATCCAGCTCGAGGACGGGCTCGCGCGATTCACGTCGATTTCCGACGAAGGCGGCGAGGGCGCGAACCACTGGTACCGGGTTACCCTTTCCGAAGGCCGGAATCGCGAAGTCCGGCGCATGTTCGAAGCGGTAGGCCTCACCGTCAGCCGGTTGATGCGGGTGCGCTACGGCCCGGTAACGCTGTCGTCGCGGCTCAAGCGCGGCATGTGGATGGAGATGCCGGAAGTCGAGGTGTGCGCGCTCGCCGGCTTGCCGAAACCAGCGGGCCAGGCCGCGCGTCCGGGCGAGCAGGTGCGCAAGACGCGCCTGCATCGCACCACCCCGAGGTGA